GATCCATGCTTTTTGTTTCTACTCTGTGCCTATTGATCGCATCATGCtgcgtttatttttatttttttgtatgcatGGTCTCACCGAATAGTCCTCATCGGTACAATGTAGTTAAATTGGGGAGTACTTGATTCAGAATGTCTACGTGTACGCCGGCTGTAATAAGATTTCTCAACAGATGTAGAATAATCGTCATGAATACTATTGCTGTTTAcatgtttgaaaacaattagttaacatgattaataaaaatataaacacacaCGTTCTAAAATTAGTAGAACTTGAAACCACTCCAAAACTGCAGGCAACTTGTCAATGTTATAAACAGAAACAGTATACGGCTGCAAAATGTAAGTCAGATTCCACATTAATGAGTAAGACACAAATGTGATTTGCTAACAAATGTAAGCGTGAAGATAAATGATAATGGCATTAAATTATTTAGAAATGGAAACAACATAAATATGCAGGTAATAAAAACATGGACTAAAACAAACTGAAGAAATTGCTTCATTTTATTATGTGGAAGGTCATTAATATTaacatttcaatcttttatcataattataattGATAGTTATACCACAGACTTGCCGTTCGAGGTTGCCAGTTTGGAAAAGATTGTCGTCATGTttgttacaaattttataaataagaagtTTCTGAAGAGATGATTTCATGTTTTCTCTCCATAAAAGCATTCGGACAACTAATGTTTGGCAGTATGGGCGATGTGATAAGCATCTAATTGTGGAAGAAACTCCCATATATAAACTTATTAAtttcgggttttttttcaaatggaatTCATACAAATACCAAAACCCAATTCACAAAATTTGCGTTGTGGCAAATTGCGACGAATCAAACATTTGATTAATTCTTTAACATGACAATCGGGTACACCTTCTGTTACTGTGAGAATAAGTGACAAATTAATATCAGAATTGGAATTTTGAAGTTATTTTGCAAAATAGAGGAAATTGTGCTGATGAATGAGTGTTTAGACTGgataaaaatcaatcaaaatgacTATCGTTGCTTGGAATaagcaacatttttttaagattaaaacTGTATCAAATCTATTGAAACTTTATAGGAATGTGAGTTTCCATGATGTATATAACCAGTTTGAAAGTTTCAAAATAGCTACCATCATCTTGGAATCTGCTATTTTTGGTATAAAGTTCGTTATTCAGTAAACTAGTAGTGACAATAAAGTAAAAGGCAATATCAATCATATTaaagtaaacatggtaaaagaCGTTTACTTTGACCATGTTTTGTACAAACTGATaatcaattgtttttgttaCTTAATTCTTAGTGTCTGAATACTTTTGTTCATCTTTTTCGATTCGTTAATTTTTGTTCGTCAACTTATGGTTTctagttatcttttttttcgttttattactgttttcattgggtttttttaaatatatcaacgGACTCCGAAAACAGTGTGGTTCAGTAGTTTAAACcttatttaatttaaagtaaaataaaaagaaaaaagtaaggAAAATAGCACTTCGTAAGGAATTGTTAGACAATGTTCTGTACTTTACTTACCCAGAAACCGCAGTTACTGAACCTTGACTCTGTGTCCTTAGTTGCTGTTCCGCATTATCCTTAGAGTACATATTTATAGGATTATTATATTGCACATGTTTATATGGGCCTTGCTGTGGTGGATTCTTTACTGGTTTTGGTTTACTGTAAGCCACTTCAGCTTCATCATCTACAGTTGGACCTTTGTAGCCCTTTGGCATTACCTTCGGTGGTGGACGACTgtaatagaaacaaatacaacatAGCATATAACGtccatgttttgtttttggcttctattttctaattattgcgtatttcttatttataaacatACTGTAAATGCCGCGACTATTGATGTACGTTGCAATTCACGATACTACTATACCATAACTATATCATAGACTTTGGAGATGTTCGGTGGTCACGTAGACCATTATGTTTTTACTATTTTAGCTTCTCTCCCGTTTTTGATTGAATATGAACATACTATTCAGATTCATAAGCAAAGAAAGCAAAAATTCAAGTAAAACTTAATGAATTGAACTTTCAACAAGTGTTTGTATAtctcacattttttaaaactccCCTCTTAAAGTATTATATGGGTTTATGGACTGTTTTGAATTTGGTTGCTGAACAGAGTTATCAAGATACACAGAGGAGAAACTGTTTTGTATTCGAAGAGGGATAATAATACCactcaatcaaaaaaaaatttaaagacaaaaaagatCAGGATATTTAATACCGTATCCATGTCAAAATTGTTGAATGATATTACTTACTTTCGTTTCTTAAATTCTTTCAGATCAATACCACCTGTAAAATAGGCAAAAGGTTTGGGCTGACCACTGCCTTGTTGTTTCATCATGGTGTTAAGAACTGCATCTGGAATACTTTGTTGATCTCCAGCTGGTTCCTCAGAAGGTGGCTTTTAAAACAGACATTTTCGAGTTagattgaaattgatgtgaaaCAAAACAAGGTTTAGTTATACTGCATAAACCCCAGAAAAAAACGAAGCAATTTTagaattaattttcaaatttttcagcATTTCAATATTTGTGTATCCGATTTATAGAAGTAAGGTAAGCTTAATCACTTCCTTACAgtgtaaaatctttttttttaaatctctttCAGGAAAAAAGCCTGTCTTATTTTTATAGAATTATCAGGCATCTATCAAAACTCATCAAGTAGTTactagtaaaaaaaattcagtagTTGTTAAACATTAGTGGTTACAAATCGTCCACCACATTAAAATTACGAGAAGGTACTGTaaattatttagaataaaaatagTTGTGCTAACGCTTCATTGTCACTTttagatgaagaacagcaatataatcgttgttcctttgtttttgtgtgttttcGTGAATGGACTGATTTTGTGTCGTGGGATACATTATCACATATTCTTCCTTTTCAATCAATGAAAGGTATGCAATTTTCAATTGTGAATGATAATGATTTGCAATGTACGAATTCCCTTGTGCATTTTAGCCTGATGGTAATTTACTGTTCATATGAATTCGATCAACACGTTTATTGGGGAAAGGGGAAATTATTGAATGCATCAATTACTACTGACAATATCTTGTGATACaaaatacatcatgtacatcttTTTCTGCTTAAGAAAACAAGATTAGCTTGGACGAAGAGAACAGtaaatacaatatgaaaaacagGTGTTTTCCCTATGATAATTACATGACTGTTTCTTCGTCTAAAGCATTAAAACTATCTCTAGTTATCTACATTCCACTGTTTCTCGTCATTCACGCAAAGTGATTGCCATGTTCTGTAATTAATTATATGTACTAGCTGCCAATTCTTATAGATTTGTATGTATGCATGTCTTATGAGTTCTCTTTCAGAAAGTActtcagtaaaataaaaaaacgcaCACTTTGCTATGCCTATACTGcacttacatatatatatatatcaatagcATTACACATCCGTCATCTTGCTATTCTTGTGTTCTGATTATTACGGCATCTCGCAGTGTCAGTAGTGTCATATAATGTAATATAATGTATTATCTATAAACGTAATGGTAAAGGTATGCATGCATAATGAAAATACAAGACATTCTTAACACACAGAAATTAGTCGAAGACTGATATAGAACAAAGACaatgttacatgtattaaaaattattccTTTAATCTTAcctgtatttttctttttggtaGAGACCATGCTCCGGGTAATGGGAGTACTGGGAGAGGTGGTGGTGGTGGCGGTGGTGGTGCAAAGTCTGAGGGAGGTGGCAATGGTGGTGGTGGCGGCGGTGGTGGTGGTGCAGGTGCCGCCGATACCTGAGGCGACGAAGGTGTTTGAGAGTAGTCCTCCCTCATGGGACTCATTGGACTGTACATCGTATTCATTTGATTCATCTGATTATCAGAGACACTATCCTGGTATGTCGGACTAGGACGAAGATCTGATGATGTGCTTAATGGCGATCCGAAACCACGTGGTGGTTCCGATATGTCTGAAGCAACCCCACTATCAGTTTCTTGTTTCGGTTCATTTGATTGTTTAATAAACTCGTTATAATAATTAGGGAATTTTTCAAACGGTGATAATATATCCTCAATACTACTTATTCCAGTTGGAACACTACTCTTTTTaggattcaaaattttgttttgatttctgtaattctGATTCACTTCATTATCTTTCGTTAAATAACCTTCCGATGGAGTACCGGCGGAACAGATTTTAGCTTCGTAAACAGGAGTTTTCGGAAATGAGCCTCCAGAAGTCTGTCTTTGATAATTCGGTCGCGACTCCTCCCGAACTGGAGGGGATGGTggtgtttgttgttgttgttgaagtCCACCAGGGAAAGCGTTAATCCTACTTACTTGTACAGGCTGTCGTCCATTGTTTATCTGTGGATGTTGTTCGTAAGATGGCTGACGTTGATATCCTGTAGATGTTTGCCTCTGAAGAGATGTATCATTAGACTGATAACTTCTTTGTTGATTATCGTCAGGTCGTTGATGTTCGTACCCATTGTAAGATCTAATGCCTGCGTCTTGACGTTGGTATGGCGACTGTGATTCATTGTAATTAGAATTTACATAATATCCATTATTACCTGGCTGAGAGTCATACGATGGAACGTTCTGATTTTGATACATATTTGATGATGTTTGTCTTGAGTAAGATGGACCACTTGTATTACTTCCTCTTCTTTGCTGTGTTTCTCCATAAGTTGGTGGTGCTATGCCATATCCAGGGGGACCAGAACTGAAGTTAGGACCTGGTGATCGGTTTTGATCAGAACTGAAGTTTGGAACTGGTGATCGGTTTTGATCAGAACTGAAGTTTGGACCTGGTGATCGGTTTTGATAAGGATCTTGTTGATATGGATCGTATATAGCCTGTTGCTGTGGTTCAGGCCTGTAAGGCGATGTATTATACCCTGGACCGTAATTTTCATTTTCGTTTCTCATTTGACTGTatggttgttgttgttgttgaaagCCAGCATTTGGACGATACGGTGTCGGTTTTGGCATAGTTTGTGTACTGTACTCTTCACGACGTGGTTGTTGATGTTCATATTGGTCCTGGTAGTTTCTGTATCCGCCGCCTGCGTGTCTTGGTAAAGATGCAAACTGCCTAGGACTATCACGTTCGTCGGGGTACATTCTTTGTTGATAAGGGTACCCTTGTTGGTACATAGGATAGTTATCTGAGACTGGTGACAAACTTCTGAATGAACTTGGACTTTCTGATTGTGTGCCGTACTGATTATACTGGGACATAGGTGTTGGACTTACTGGAGCACTAGCTGCAACTCTTGGACATCTAAAATGAATATCCATACGAATTAAATGGGATGGCAAGATATTTCTAGTACCGGtatctaaatttaaataatatatcttctttctttatctaTCATATAGAGACACTTTGAAATTACTTAACTTCAGAAAACATTTTGTTCCATGTCAATAATTACATGAACTAAgtaatgtattaaaaaataaagtactgAGCAAAATGGCATGCATCGAACGATATAACATAAGGGGACACATAGTACCTCAAAACAAGTGAGGGGATATTGGcgtttgtttaaaaagtaaaaaacagacataaatgtgataaaaacataaaacacatcaaaattatttcaagACAAGTTATTCATGGAATCGTACAGATTTAGAGTTCTATTCTGTGTAGATCAAAGTGTACCGGAATATTAAGACACTCCCGACAGAACGACTTTTGAAGGTCAAATTTCaactaaaaacatatttaaaccatgTAAGGGGTATATGGAGAAGTATATTACCacgggtttaaaaaaaaactatgtaaacCATGTAAGGGGTATATGGAGAAGTATATTacccctgttttttttttatagctatGATTGAGAACGAAACGTcataaatcttttaatttattggtgtttaacgccacttttaacaCTACTGTGCAATTTcgtggcggtcagtttttattggcgAAGAAAGCCGGAGAGAACCCTCGACCTTCTGTAGGAAATCTGACactcctagtcaattaagattgcaGTCGAGTGCATCTCCGTTCGGTCAACGATGCCCCTGTTTGTATACGATGTAGCCTCAAACTGGGATAGTAAATACATGTTGGTCAGCTGCATGTTTCATTTAAGTTTTATATGCATGTGCACAAGGCCTTTCAACGTTTTTCAAAGTTCAAGCCTAGCGTAACTTCGGCATTTGTAAAATATGAGACCATAATACTTTTCCTGGTTTGTTTTTATCCTTTCAGATAAGGGCAAATGGAGGATAACAAGttaaactgcgagctactgctcactgatgatacccccgccgcaagtggataatataaatagtttaaaaatatgcaagtgttcggtaaacaggaagttgtcgagtgatgaatctgaatacgcatcacacggtatagctgacttatataaatcctgaaaccaaatttcagaaatccttgtattgtagttccttagaaaaatgcgacgaaaattttcaacttggctatcatgtgttaaatcatacaagtgttcggtaaacaggaacttgtcaagtgatcaatctgaaaacgcatcacacggtatagctgactaagataaaccctgaaaccaaatttccgaaatccttgtattgtagttcctgagaaaaatgcgacgaaaaatattcatgagacgtacggactgactgacggactgacggaaggacagacagaggtaaaacagtataccccccttttttaaagcgggggtattattaaacttgaacatttttgtttgcactCATACGATAACAAAACATCAGTAAGCAACACAAcgaacaataaaaagaaaatacaataaaaccagcggaaagagaaaaacaaacatactgTGTATAAGAAATAGAGTATGCAATCTGATAGATTTGTCTGTTAGGGCCATCAACAAAACCTGCTTAACATCATATTTTATCTAAACTTAAACCAATATGCCGttaaatgaaatgtaatatGATGTATTTATCATGCTTTCTAATAACGGTCAGATCGCTGAACGATACCATAGCTcctaaattattaaaaaactaCAATTCTACGtatttattgacaattatattttgGTGTAAATTATATACACCCATTCGGGCTAACACTCCAAGGTGTATCTTATACAAACAAGCATGCTGACTTCCTACCAATAGGAAAGTACTTCTTGACAAACCAATTAACATTTCCAACCCTAAGTCTCAATCTACGGATTTCCGTATACGTTAAAATTAGATTTCGGGAGTAAAACACACTTTTacctaaaaaaaagttttatattaaaaattatctactatttttttgtatagtaAATATGATCAAAATATGCATGTTCAATAACCTTTAAACAGTTCTATACATctgtgtatgtatatataacgGGTAAATTGATTGACATATCAAACCACTCGAAGATACAtggtattatttatataattttgcatCTTGCTCTATCCTAATTAGACTTGTGGACCTGTTTTTGGTCCATATACATAAGACATCAAGAAAGCAACTAACCTTTTGATGGTTAACTGTAAAAGATCTCCAGAATATCTGATTAAATCCTGTCCTTCGTTGTGTGAAACGTTTGTTACGTTGTTATTACCGATCTTCAAAACAATATCTCCAGGAACGAGAACATTACCTGCTACACTTCCAGGTGTAACCTATAACAAGAAAAGCCAATTTAACAGTGTGAAACTCCTGGTGTTATCTATAACAAGAATACCCAATTCAAAAGTGTGAAACAAACTTTTTGTATCACATTCTGATGTACCTCTCCTTTTGATAATCTTTAAAATCGTAAATCTTTATCAGTCGAGCTGAATAATAGGGTAACGGGTGATTTCAATATTAATTTCacaattttagtaaataaatttgttttgttttcgaAACTTAGGTTGTTATAATCTTGATCGTTTTACAAGCACAATTGATTTTTACTAGATTTTGATGAAGGGTTCAGATACCCCACGATTACAGGTAAATACCTGTTTTACATCATTTAAGTTTATGAATGAAATAGTTAAACAATTACGCCATTATTACACTGAGATTTATTGTTCACTTAGGGAGAAAACCTCTGTCAATTGATACCTATACTTGTTTCACCGTTTAATCATTGTGGGTCACTCAGTATGATATTGGTCTATATACAAAGACAACATCTAACTCATACAGAAATACGTAAACATTTTATCAAGAGGAACAAGATTGATTTATAAAGTACAATCCATCATAAATATGCAAAGTCAGAATAGTATATATGACTCAAAAAGTAGATGTGATATATACCCGACCTCGTTTGTACCGTAGCACATATTATTGTCACCTACGCAAGAAATAAGTGGCGTTAAATCAATACAGTAGTACAAATGATGCATTGTTGTCGTCTTTGAAATTGACGGCTCTTATTCTACCAGTACAGAAAGGTTATAGTACGGATCTCGTTCTACTAGTAAAAGAAGTATTCTACCAGTAAAGAAAGATCCTTCCATTGGTAAACAAAGATATCACAGAACGGCTCGCATTCTACTAGTATTAGTAAAGACAATACGGTTCTAATGGCAAAGTAAGGTATTTGTAGGACTCTCAATCAACTAGTAAACAAATGTCACAATACGGCTCTTATTCTTGTGTAAGAAAAGATCACCATACGGCTTTCGTTCTaccagtaaaaaataaacaatgtatgTCTCCCATTCTACTTGTACAGAAAattcaccgtacggccttcattTCTACTAGTAAATAAAACTCATCATGTGTACGGCTATTACACAACTAGTAGAGAAAGTTCACCGTATGAATCTCTTGTTTCTTGTTGTTTCTTGTAAAGAAAGCTCGCCATATAACTCTTATTCTACCAGTGAAGAAAGATCCCTTTACCACTCTCAATTTTCTTGTTTAGAGAGGTCAACTATGACACTATTTCGACTATTAAAGACAGAAAAGTTAATTCTGCAATTTAATAAAGATTGTCATACAGCAGTCACTCTGCCAGGAAACGGTCACAGTGCGGCTCTCTTTCTTTtggtaaaacaaacaacaatacatTTCTCCTTCTACTAGTACGGCTCTCTTTCTACTTGTAAAGAATATTCACATGACGGCTTTCTTTCTACTAGTAAAGAAAAGTCACATTGCGGTACTTATTCTACTAGTAAAGAAATGTCACCTTACGGCTCTCACTCACTAGTAAAGGAAAATCAACGTACGACACTCATTCTACTAGTTTAAAGAGGTCATTGTACGGTTGTCACTCTACTTGTTCAGaaaagtcaccgtacggctaTAATTCTACTTGTTAAAAAAAGTCAACTAACGGCTCTGACTCTTCAAGTTTAGTAAAGAAAAGTCACCTTACGGCTCTCTTTCTTCTAGTAAAGAATAGTAACATAACAGTACTTATTTTACTAGCAAAGAAGTGTCACCTTACGGCTCTCACTCTACTAGTAAAGAAAAATCAACGTACACCACTCATTATACTAGTTTAGAAAGGCCATCTAACGGCTGTCACTCTACTTGTTCAGAAAGGCGACCGTACGGTTCTCATTCTACTTGTTAAAAAAAGTCACCGTAGGGCCCTTACTCTTCTAGTAAAGAAAAAGTCACATTACGGCTCTCTTTCCGGTCTCTTTCTACTAGTAAAGAATAGTCATATTACGGCACTTGTTCTGCTAGTAGAGAATTGTCACAAGTTACGGCTCTCATTCTACTATTAAAGACAATAAACGCTAAGAAAGGTCACTGTAAGGCTCTCGTTCTACTAGTTAAGAGAGGTCATAGTACGGCTCTAATTCTACTTATTAAGAAATGGTACCGGACGGCTCTCATATCTATTAGTTAAGAAAGTTCACACGGTACGGCTCTCATGCTATTTTTTAAACAAGGTCACCGTACTGTGGCTCTCATTCTACTTGTAAAGAGAAGGCCGTCATTCAGCTCTCAATCTACTAGTTAAGAAATGTCATCATACGGCTGTCATTGCTAagaaaggtcaccgtacggatCTCACTCAACTTGTTAAGAAATGTCACCATATGATCCCATTCTACTTGTTGAGAACGGTCACTGTGTGGCTTTCATTCTACTATATACTGTATAGCTAGTTAAGAAAGGTCACCCTACATACGTCTCTGATACTCATTCAAGGTCACGGTATGGTTCTCATTCTCCCCTTTTCTCACACTCCGAGTGtatcaatgaacaaaatatttcaccatataaaaaaatatttcttagtTTATATGTATGCCgatttaaaaactttatgaGTAAAAGGTTAAAAGTATTTGTATGTAAATGTTTGGAATTTATAAGAGGGATGTGTCCATAATAATACACTTATACAAtatttatgaaacaaaagatgATTAACTACGAAAACGTGTAAATATCTCGTTTAATAGTCATTGAACTAACTTTTCAAGATGTTTACGCCAAGTTCTAAACAACCTTACAAAATCATGTAAATCGTTTTACATTGCCGAATCGTTTTGGCACTTGTGAGTCAATCGTCTGCAATTTGCTGTTAACCTTCAGAAGGAGAAATATTTATAGTATAAATGTACGTTACCGTGGAGTTTCTACAGATATTTATTTTGGATTGTTTATCGTAAA
The genomic region above belongs to Mytilus trossulus isolate FHL-02 chromosome 7, PNRI_Mtr1.1.1.hap1, whole genome shotgun sequence and contains:
- the LOC134725486 gene encoding YLP motif-containing protein 1-like isoform X8 → METIWLQRSSGEVPWGFRLQGGREFAQPLSVQKVTPGSVAGNVLVPGDIVLKIGNNNVTNVSHNEGQDLIRYSGDLLQLTIKRCPRVAASAPVSPTPMSQYNQYGTQSESPSSFRSLSPVSDNYPMYQQGYPYQQRMYPDERDSPRQFASLPRHAGGGYRNYQDQYEHQQPRREEYSTQTMPKPTPYRPNAGFQQQQQPYSQMRNENENYGPGYNTSPYRPEPQQQAIYDPYQQDPYQNRSPGPNFSSDQNRSPVPNFSSDQNRSPGPNFSSGPPGYGIAPPTYGETQQRRGSNTSGPSYSRQTSSNMYQNQNVPSYDSQPGNNGYYVNSNYNESQSPYQRQDAGIRSYNGYEHQRPDDNQQRSYQSNDTSLQRQTSTGYQRQPSYEQHPQINNGRQPVQVSRINAFPGGLQQQQQTPPSPPVREESRPNYQRQTSGGSFPKTPVYEAKICSAGTPSEGYLTKDNEVNQNYRNQNKILNPKKSSVPTGISSIEDILSPFEKFPNYYNEFIKQSNEPKQETDSGVASDISEPPRGFGSPLSTSSDLRPSPTYQDSVSDNQMNQMNTMYSPMSPMREDYSQTPSSPQVSAAPAPPPPPPPPPLPPPSDFAPPPPPPPPLPVLPLPGAWSLPKRKIQPPSEEPAGDQQSIPDAVLNTMMKQQGSGQPKPFAYFTGGIDLKEFKKRNRPPPKVMPKGYKGPTVDDEAEVAYSKPKPVKNPPQQGPYKHVQYNNPINMYSKDNAEQQLRTQSQGSVTAVSGMPDKPAADIENSAVYKMIKESESSDEEENTIGKYDQGSIRYTGKHIPSPSFRVLQRLAKCQDDDQPAAVPIKQQRDEDDLPSDEDDGLPDTLSGEELTNKRYMGGHIPSRSFKYLQMSVGDTGEENGSAVQSREATPPQKAPTGGGRTLKIITRSTAVKPQQQQEDAPSTDF
- the LOC134725486 gene encoding YLP motif-containing protein 1-like isoform X2, encoding METIWLQRSSGEVPWGFRLQGGREFAQPLSVQKVTPGSVAGNVLVPGDIVLKIGNNNVTNVSHNEGQDLIRYSGDLLQLTIKRCPRVAASAPVSPTPMSQYNQYGTQSESPSSFRSLSPVSDNYPMYQQGYPYQQRMYPDERDSPRQFASLPRHAGGGYRNYQDQYEHQQPRREEYSTQTMPKPTPYRPNAGFQQQQQPYSQMRNENENYGPGYNTSPYRPEPQQQAIYDPYQQDPYQNRSPGPNFSSDQNRSPVPNFSSDQNRSPGPNFSSGPPGYGIAPPTYGETQQRRGSNTSGPSYSRQTSSNMYQNQNVPSYDSQPGNNGYYVNSNYNESQSPYQRQDAGIRSYNGYEHQRPDDNQQRSYQSNDTSLQRQTSTGYQRQPSYEQHPQINNGRQPVQVSRINAFPGGLQQQQQTPPSPPVREESRPNYQRQTSGGSFPKTPVYEAKICSAGTPSEGYLTKDNEVNQNYRNQNKILNPKKSSVPTGISSIEDILSPFEKFPNYYNEFIKQSNEPKQETDSGVASDISEPPRGFGSPLSTSSDLRPSPTYQDSVSDNQMNQMNTMYSPMSPMREDYSQTPSSPQVSAAPAPPPPPPPPPLPPPSDFAPPPPPPPPLPVLPLPGAWSLPKRKIQPPSEEPAGDQQSIPDAVLNTMMKQQGSGQPKPFAYFTGGIDLKEFKKRNRPPPKVMPKGYKGPTVDDEAEVAYSKPKPVKNPPQQGPYKHVQYNNPINMYSKDNAEQQLRTQSQGSVTAVSGMPDKPAADIENSAVYKMIKESESSGKSSVPLTPDRECAPRKQGLSFLLLQSLYDNEMEENKTETNPECAPRQKHQPRDPLLRHNSIDDEMTFSGLNKKTDIPSKAFRTLTRISNQNQDNTELNGQQQYQQDAHDKYLDNDEEENTIGKYDQGSIRYTGKHIPSPSFRVLQRLAKCQDDDQPAAVPIKQQRDEDDLPSDEDDGLPDTLSGEELTNKRYMGGHIPSRSFKYLQMSVGDTGEENGSAVQSREATPPQKAPTGGGRTLKIITRSTAVKPQQQQEDAPSTDF